One stretch of Streptomyces sp. A2-16 DNA includes these proteins:
- the pglW gene encoding BREX system serine/threonine kinase PglW encodes MREGRWVTVTESEFDHERRGLEAIREQLPDSDPWRAWSNFTFTANTGHVREVDLLVVAPGGVCMIELKDWHGSVTSENGTWVQTTPGGRRRTHGNPLHLVNRKAKELAGLLAGTGGKRVWVAEAVCFTDNSLRVRLPAHDQNGVYTVHQLVEMLGQPPRDERRRITATGSREIEAALKNIGIRKSDAQYKVGPYELERKSFDSGPTWADYLARHSDLPEAARVRIYLSERGSDASLRQSVENAARREAAVLGRFKHPGAVELKQYFPSGHAAGPALIFDYHPATLKLDEYLVQYGEKLDILGRMALVRQLAETMRSAHSSRIHHRALAARSVLVVPRPRGGKGRAVGEEAAWLTPQLQISDWQIATQRSGDSSQGQGMTRFAPTALSAMHLADDADAYLAPELTALNPDPVYLDVYGLGVLTYLLVTGKAPAASQAELLARLEAGEGLRPSSLVDGLSEDVDDLVQAATAYRPGQRLSSVDEFLELLEVVEDSLTAPATTATGTEGPGEEDTTPVDKDPLEAVAGDVFAGRWEIRRRLGTGSTSRAFLVRDLEAEARRTRPLAVLKVALSDNRGEILAREAEAMGRLRPHSGIIRLVEPEPLHIAGRTVLALEYVGDERDDNGQGTEAGVRPRRREETVARQLRENGRLQVDQLEAYGDYLFGAVDFLEGEGVWHRDIKPDNIAIRIRPNRTRELVLIDFSLAGYPAKNTDAGTDGYLDPFVDVITRGSYDSHAERYAVAVTLHQMASGELPKWGDGSLPPRMTDAKEWPYPTIAAEAFDPAVRDGLVAFFQKALNRDAAKRYPELKPMRDAWRKVFLDASQTVPSSHRTRSPAPAATTTGEGLPAEGAAAVIADAEPESAEQQRDRLAAEVTRDTSLTVSGLTLAAQSFLYGLGITTVGELLDYSRRKLVNAPGLGAKTRNEVQQRQREWGERLREIPVSPLTPKGRAEAKEELDQLTAAESALVGHLATGESAGALPARTLRSVSLDTLATIFVPAVNNNGSNRNKAEMVRLLLRLPDEHGVLPDIGVWPKQKDVADALALSHGRIPQMLKEERKRWKAEPAVQALREEIIDLLVSMGRVASAVEIADALAVRRGTHLAGREQRRAMALAAVRAVVEVEQLVPQEAEFQHQPNRKATDESLGAGLLALDVRENDGPDTPTAPGLLEYATRLGRTADRLAKLDTLPTAATVLAELGALTVPPGAVNWDERRMVELAAAASVNAAATPRLEIYPRDLSLVRALRLTQAGLVRWIPGMPEGQQPGLTGEAVHERVRARFPEMVVPDGRGGTHHELPTGGPLTKALRDAGFELSLSMHEREGVLRYLPTRVDDASSYLTTGAWRQSTRTGAVTRYADDPQLAGAVRAEERLLASARRDGYRVLTVRQQLVRDAVRELGAERLGAEAVSVTELFLEALHAQVTPGTKPTWETLLKADAAEPGSKGAVRFAEYVRTAWGAVEPRVAELLGGGGGGGASPVGPVLLTEAGVFARYDAMGVLDRLASVARRGGRGLWLLVPQSDPSREPRLGQVAVPYQAGLGEWIQLPDTWVGNAHRGTGDVVASASGVEGDAK; translated from the coding sequence AGCCTTCGCGTACGGCTGCCCGCCCACGACCAGAACGGCGTCTACACCGTCCACCAGCTGGTCGAGATGCTGGGGCAGCCCCCGCGCGACGAGCGGCGCCGCATCACGGCGACCGGCTCGCGCGAGATCGAGGCGGCCCTCAAGAACATCGGCATCCGCAAGAGCGACGCGCAGTACAAGGTCGGCCCGTACGAGCTGGAACGGAAGTCCTTCGACTCCGGGCCCACCTGGGCGGACTACCTCGCCCGCCACAGCGACCTCCCCGAGGCCGCCCGCGTCCGCATCTACCTCAGTGAGCGCGGCTCCGACGCCTCCCTGCGCCAGTCCGTGGAGAACGCCGCCCGGCGCGAAGCCGCGGTGCTGGGCCGCTTCAAGCACCCGGGCGCGGTCGAGCTCAAGCAGTACTTCCCCTCCGGGCACGCCGCCGGCCCCGCGCTGATCTTCGACTACCACCCGGCCACCCTGAAGCTCGACGAGTACCTGGTCCAGTACGGCGAGAAGCTGGACATCCTCGGCCGGATGGCACTGGTCCGCCAGCTCGCCGAGACCATGCGCTCCGCGCACTCCAGCCGCATCCACCACCGGGCGCTCGCCGCCCGCTCCGTGCTCGTCGTCCCCCGGCCGCGCGGCGGGAAGGGCCGGGCCGTGGGGGAGGAGGCCGCCTGGCTCACCCCGCAGCTGCAGATCTCCGACTGGCAGATCGCCACGCAGCGCAGCGGCGACTCCTCCCAGGGCCAGGGCATGACCCGCTTCGCGCCGACCGCCCTGTCCGCCATGCACCTGGCCGACGACGCCGACGCCTACCTCGCCCCCGAGCTCACCGCCCTCAACCCCGACCCGGTCTACCTCGACGTGTACGGGCTCGGCGTCCTCACCTACCTGCTGGTCACCGGCAAGGCCCCGGCCGCCAGCCAGGCCGAGCTGCTGGCCCGCCTGGAGGCGGGCGAGGGCCTGCGCCCCAGCTCCCTGGTGGACGGCCTGTCGGAGGACGTCGACGACCTGGTGCAGGCCGCCACCGCCTACCGGCCGGGTCAACGCCTCTCCAGCGTGGACGAGTTCCTGGAGCTGCTCGAGGTCGTCGAGGACTCCCTGACCGCCCCGGCCACGACAGCCACCGGTACGGAGGGGCCCGGCGAGGAGGACACGACCCCCGTCGACAAGGACCCGCTGGAGGCCGTCGCCGGTGACGTGTTCGCCGGCCGGTGGGAGATCCGACGCCGCCTGGGCACCGGCTCCACCAGCCGCGCCTTCCTCGTCCGCGATCTTGAGGCCGAGGCCCGCAGGACCCGCCCGCTGGCCGTGCTGAAGGTCGCCCTCTCCGACAACCGCGGCGAGATCCTCGCCCGCGAGGCCGAGGCCATGGGCCGCCTGCGCCCCCACTCCGGCATCATCCGCCTCGTCGAACCGGAGCCGCTGCACATCGCCGGCCGTACGGTCCTGGCGCTGGAGTACGTCGGTGACGAGCGCGACGACAACGGGCAGGGCACCGAGGCCGGGGTACGCCCGCGCCGCCGTGAGGAGACGGTCGCCCGCCAGCTCCGCGAGAACGGCCGCCTCCAGGTCGACCAGTTGGAGGCGTACGGCGACTACCTCTTCGGCGCCGTCGACTTCCTGGAGGGCGAGGGCGTCTGGCACCGCGACATCAAGCCGGACAACATCGCCATCCGCATCCGCCCCAACCGCACCCGCGAACTCGTCCTCATCGACTTCTCGCTCGCCGGCTACCCGGCCAAGAACACCGACGCGGGCACAGACGGCTACCTCGACCCCTTCGTCGACGTCATCACCCGAGGCTCGTACGACTCGCACGCCGAGCGGTACGCCGTCGCCGTCACTCTGCACCAGATGGCCTCCGGCGAGCTGCCCAAGTGGGGCGACGGCAGTCTCCCGCCCCGCATGACCGACGCGAAGGAGTGGCCGTACCCGACCATCGCGGCCGAGGCCTTCGACCCGGCCGTACGGGACGGTCTGGTCGCCTTCTTCCAGAAGGCCCTGAACCGCGACGCGGCCAAGCGGTACCCCGAGCTGAAGCCGATGCGGGACGCCTGGCGCAAGGTCTTCCTCGACGCCTCCCAGACCGTCCCCTCCAGCCACCGCACCCGCTCCCCGGCCCCGGCGGCCACGACCACGGGGGAAGGGCTGCCCGCTGAGGGCGCCGCCGCGGTGATCGCGGACGCCGAGCCCGAGAGCGCCGAGCAGCAGCGCGACCGCCTCGCCGCCGAGGTCACCCGCGACACCTCGCTGACCGTTTCCGGCCTCACGCTCGCCGCGCAGTCCTTCCTGTACGGCCTGGGCATCACGACGGTCGGCGAACTGCTCGACTACAGCCGCCGCAAGCTCGTCAACGCCCCCGGCCTGGGCGCCAAGACCCGCAACGAGGTCCAGCAGCGCCAGCGCGAGTGGGGCGAGCGGCTGCGCGAGATCCCCGTCTCGCCGCTGACCCCGAAGGGCCGGGCGGAGGCCAAGGAGGAGCTGGATCAGCTCACGGCCGCCGAGTCGGCCTTGGTGGGCCACCTAGCGACAGGCGAGTCGGCGGGCGCGCTGCCCGCCCGCACGCTGCGCTCCGTCAGCCTCGACACCCTCGCCACCATCTTCGTACCCGCCGTCAACAACAACGGTTCCAACCGCAACAAGGCGGAGATGGTACGGCTGTTGCTGCGCCTGCCCGACGAGCACGGCGTGCTGCCCGACATCGGCGTCTGGCCGAAGCAGAAGGACGTCGCCGACGCGCTCGCCCTGAGCCACGGCCGCATCCCGCAGATGCTCAAGGAGGAGCGCAAGCGCTGGAAGGCGGAGCCCGCCGTCCAGGCACTGCGCGAGGAGATCATCGACCTGCTCGTGAGCATGGGGCGGGTCGCCTCGGCGGTGGAGATCGCGGACGCCTTGGCGGTCCGGCGCGGCACGCATCTCGCGGGGCGTGAGCAGCGGCGCGCGATGGCGCTGGCGGCCGTGCGGGCCGTGGTCGAGGTGGAGCAACTGGTGCCGCAGGAGGCCGAGTTCCAGCACCAGCCGAACCGCAAGGCGACGGACGAGTCCCTGGGCGCCGGCCTGCTCGCCCTCGACGTGCGGGAGAACGACGGCCCGGACACCCCGACCGCGCCGGGCCTGCTGGAGTACGCGACCCGTCTCGGCCGTACGGCGGACCGGCTGGCCAAGCTGGACACCCTGCCGACGGCCGCGACTGTGCTGGCCGAGCTGGGCGCGCTGACGGTGCCGCCGGGCGCGGTGAACTGGGACGAGCGGCGGATGGTGGAGCTGGCGGCGGCGGCATCCGTGAACGCCGCCGCCACTCCGCGCCTGGAGATCTACCCGCGGGACCTGTCGCTGGTCCGGGCGCTGCGCCTCACCCAGGCCGGGCTCGTCCGCTGGATCCCGGGCATGCCGGAGGGGCAGCAGCCGGGCCTGACCGGCGAGGCCGTGCACGAACGGGTCCGCGCTCGCTTCCCGGAGATGGTCGTTCCTGACGGGCGTGGCGGCACGCACCACGAACTGCCGACGGGTGGCCCGCTCACCAAGGCGTTGCGCGACGCCGGCTTCGAACTGTCGCTGAGCATGCACGAACGCGAGGGCGTGCTGCGCTACCTGCCGACGCGGGTCGACGACGCGTCGAGTTATCTGACGACGGGCGCGTGGCGGCAGTCGACGCGTACGGGTGCGGTGACGCGGTACGCCGACGACCCGCAGCTCGCGGGTGCGGTACGCGCGGAGGAACGGCTGCTCGCGTCGGCCCGCCGGGACGGCTACCGGGTGCTGACCGTACGGCAGCAGTTGGTGCGGGACGCGGTGCGGGAGCTGGGCGCCGAGCGGCTGGGCGCGGAGGCGGTGTCGGTGACCGAGCTGTTCCTGGAGGCCCTGCACGCACAGGTCACGCCGGGTACCAAGCCGACGTGGGAGACCCTGCTCAAGGCGGATGCCGCCGAGCCGGGTTCGAAGGGTGCGGTGCGGTTCGCGGAGTACGTGCGGACGGCGTGGGGCGCGGTGGAGCCCCGGGTCGCGGAGCTGCTGGGCGGCGGTGGCGGGGGCGGGGCCAGTCCTGTCGGTCCTGTTCTGCTGACGGAGGCCGGGGTGTTCGCGCGGTACGACGCGATGGGAGTCCTGGACCGGCTGGCGTCGGTGGCCCGGCGCGGTGGGCGGGGGCTGTGGCTCCTCGTCCCGCAGAGCGACCCCTCGCGCGAGCCCCGGCTCGGGCAGGTGGCGGTGCCGTACCAGGCCGGCTTGGGGGAGTGGATTCAGCTTCCGGACACGTGGGTGGGCAACGCCCATCGTGGGACCGGTGATGTTGTGGCTAGTGCCAGTGGTGTCGAGGGAGACGCGAAGTGA